Proteins co-encoded in one Actinomadura luteofluorescens genomic window:
- a CDS encoding bifunctional adenosylcobinamide kinase/adenosylcobinamide-phosphate guanylyltransferase, with amino-acid sequence MDIELRGVAAAQGWPAPGCRCASCGRLRAAGVRHEPFAAAIDGVALEDLPRTEVPGGYEVLAPGGGRALVAAGPGARPEPSAGVEYGAVLLDMAGSPDHLGYLRHTGAVTPLTQVVAVHVDHRLPSPSELERRTDFWKRSEQGPFRTLLLGGSRSGKSAEAELRLAACSDVLYIATGPLRDDDPEWAERVAAHRLRRPAWWRTTETTELAGALASASGPVLVDGVGTWLAAAMSETDAWEEPSRVLPLVDGLVAAWRGTAARVVAVSDEVGLSLVPTTVSGRAFRDVLGQVNQRLAAESEEAALVVAGRVMELR; translated from the coding sequence ATGGACATCGAGCTTCGCGGCGTCGCCGCCGCACAGGGCTGGCCCGCTCCGGGGTGCCGGTGCGCGTCGTGCGGCCGGCTGCGCGCGGCGGGAGTGCGGCACGAGCCGTTCGCCGCCGCGATCGACGGCGTCGCGCTGGAGGACCTGCCGCGCACGGAGGTCCCCGGCGGGTACGAGGTCCTCGCGCCCGGCGGAGGGCGCGCGCTGGTGGCGGCGGGCCCGGGGGCCAGGCCCGAGCCGTCCGCGGGTGTCGAGTACGGGGCCGTGCTCCTGGACATGGCCGGGTCCCCGGACCATCTGGGATACCTGCGCCACACCGGTGCCGTGACGCCGCTGACGCAGGTCGTGGCCGTTCACGTCGACCACCGCTTGCCCTCGCCGTCCGAGCTGGAGCGGCGCACGGACTTCTGGAAGCGCTCCGAGCAGGGCCCGTTCCGGACGCTGCTCCTCGGCGGGAGCAGGTCGGGCAAGTCGGCCGAGGCAGAGCTGCGCCTGGCCGCGTGCTCGGACGTCCTCTACATCGCGACGGGCCCCCTCCGGGACGACGACCCCGAATGGGCGGAACGCGTCGCCGCGCACCGGCTGCGCCGTCCGGCATGGTGGCGCACCACCGAGACGACCGAGCTCGCCGGCGCACTCGCTTCGGCCAGCGGCCCGGTGCTGGTGGACGGCGTCGGCACCTGGCTCGCGGCCGCGATGTCCGAGACGGACGCCTGGGAGGAGCCGTCGCGGGTGCTGCCGCTCGTGGACGGCCTCGTCGCCGCCTGGCGGGGCACGGCGGCGCGGGTGGTCGCGGTGAGCGACGAGGTCGGGCTGTCGCTGGTGCCGACCACCGTGTCCGGGCGCGCGTTCCGCGACGTCCTCGGCCAGGTCAACCAGCGGCTCGCGGCCGAGTCGGAGGAGGCGGCGCTGGTGGTCGCGGGCCGCGTCATGGAACTCCGGTGA
- a CDS encoding leucyl aminopeptidase, whose amino-acid sequence MLDPKGRKRSPGGLTSGYVTSISLDSADLAGLDVDAIVIGVAPAGAGAAPADGAEAIDRAMDGRLADALGALGATGKAGEVTRLPSLGAVPARVIVAAGLGEDPSAEDLRRAAGAAVRSLAGTARVAVALPASGAEGVEAVALGSLLGAYSFDAFRTGDGHKSPVEEIRLIAPASEEAALGRARTLAASVTLVRDLVNTPPSHLSPEDFAGEAERVAAETGLAIEVLDEKALVEGGYGGIAGVGQGSVNPPRLVRLAYTHPEAGRTLALVGKGITFDSGGLSLKPTDAMDWMKSDMGGAAAVLGALAAIAELRPAVNVVGYLALAENMPSGTAQRPSDVLRIYGGKTVEVLNTDAEGRLVMADALVRAGEDSPDLIVDVATLTGAQLVALGTRTTGVMANDDDVREKVVAAAGRAGEPSWGMPLPPELRKGLDSAVADIANISGERWGGMLVAGTFLKEFVPDGVKWAHLDIAGPAFHKGEPYGYTPKGGTGAAARTLVQIAEDVAAGVL is encoded by the coding sequence ATGCTTGATCCAAAAGGGCGAAAGCGGTCACCAGGAGGACTAACATCGGGCTACGTGACGAGCATCAGCCTTGACAGCGCAGACCTGGCCGGCCTCGACGTCGACGCGATCGTGATCGGCGTCGCCCCCGCCGGGGCGGGTGCCGCACCGGCCGACGGCGCGGAGGCGATCGACCGCGCCATGGACGGCAGGCTCGCGGACGCGCTGGGCGCGCTCGGCGCCACCGGCAAGGCCGGCGAGGTGACCCGGCTGCCCTCGCTCGGCGCCGTCCCAGCCAGGGTCATCGTGGCCGCCGGGCTCGGCGAGGACCCCTCCGCCGAAGACCTGCGCCGCGCCGCCGGGGCCGCCGTCCGCTCCCTCGCGGGCACCGCCCGGGTCGCGGTCGCGCTCCCCGCCTCCGGCGCCGAGGGCGTCGAGGCCGTCGCGCTGGGCTCGCTGCTCGGCGCCTACTCCTTCGACGCCTTCCGCACCGGCGACGGCCACAAGAGCCCCGTCGAGGAGATCCGCCTGATCGCGCCCGCGTCCGAGGAGGCCGCCCTCGGGCGCGCCCGCACCCTCGCCGCGTCGGTCACGCTCGTCCGCGACCTGGTGAACACCCCGCCCTCCCACCTGTCCCCCGAGGACTTCGCCGGCGAGGCCGAGCGGGTCGCCGCCGAGACCGGCCTCGCCATCGAGGTGCTGGACGAGAAGGCCCTCGTCGAGGGCGGGTACGGCGGCATCGCGGGCGTCGGGCAGGGGTCGGTGAACCCGCCGCGGCTCGTCCGGCTCGCCTACACCCACCCGGAGGCCGGCAGGACGCTCGCCCTCGTCGGCAAGGGCATCACGTTCGACTCCGGCGGCCTGTCCCTCAAGCCGACCGACGCGATGGACTGGATGAAGTCCGACATGGGCGGCGCGGCCGCGGTGCTCGGCGCGCTCGCCGCCATCGCCGAGCTGCGCCCCGCGGTCAACGTCGTCGGCTACCTCGCCCTCGCCGAGAACATGCCGAGCGGCACCGCGCAGCGCCCGTCCGACGTGCTGCGCATCTACGGCGGCAAGACCGTGGAGGTCCTCAACACCGACGCCGAGGGCCGGCTCGTCATGGCCGACGCCCTCGTCCGCGCGGGCGAGGACTCCCCCGACCTCATCGTGGACGTCGCCACCCTGACCGGCGCGCAGCTCGTCGCGCTCGGCACCCGGACCACCGGCGTCATGGCCAACGACGACGACGTGCGCGAGAAGGTGGTCGCGGCCGCCGGGCGCGCGGGCGAGCCCTCCTGGGGCATGCCGCTGCCCCCGGAGCTGCGCAAGGGCCTCGACTCGGCGGTCGCCGACATCGCCAACATCAGCGGCGAGCGCTGGGGCGGCATGCTGGTCGCCGGGACGTTCCTCAAGGAGTTCGTGCCGGACGGCGTCAAGTGGGCGCACCTCGACATCGCGGGCCCCGCCTTCCACAAGGGCGAGCCGTACGGGTACACGCCGAAGGGCGGCACCGGCGCCGCCGCGCGCACCCTGGTCCAGATCGCCGAGGACGTCGCCGCGGGCGTCCTCTAG
- the sucB gene encoding 2-oxoglutarate dehydrogenase, E2 component, dihydrolipoamide succinyltransferase, whose translation MPVSVTMPQLGESVTEGTVTRWLKKEGERVETDEPLLEVSTDKVDTEIPSPASGILTSITVAEDETVEVGAELAVIGDEGEAPSGGGAPAAEEQEPEPQPKAEPQQEAPQQAQPQAQQAPPPAAWPPPAQQQPAAPPSPAPQPQAQQQPPAPAPAAKPAQQPSEPGEGPYVTPLVRKLAAEHSVDLGTVKGTGVGGRIRKQDVLEAARAAQQQAAQQQAAPAAPPAPAPAQAQAPAGRHAAPAPAGAPAEQMALRGRTEKMSRMRQTIARRMVESLQVSAQLTTVVEVDITKIARLREQAKADFQAREGVKLSFMPFFAMATVEALKAHPKLNAVINGETNEVTYHEVENLSIAVDVPERGLMVPVVHNAGQLNLGGLAQRIADIAERTRTNKVSPDELAGGTFTLTNTGSRGALFDTPILNQPQVGMLGTGAVVKRPAVIDDPELGEVIAVRSMVYLALTYDHRLIDGADAARFLATVKHRLEEGNFEAELGL comes from the coding sequence ATGCCGGTCTCCGTCACCATGCCCCAGCTCGGCGAGAGCGTCACCGAGGGCACCGTCACCCGCTGGCTCAAGAAGGAGGGCGAGCGCGTCGAGACCGACGAGCCGCTCCTGGAGGTGTCGACCGACAAGGTCGACACCGAGATCCCCTCCCCAGCCTCGGGCATCCTCACCAGCATCACCGTCGCCGAGGACGAGACCGTCGAGGTCGGCGCCGAGCTGGCCGTCATCGGCGATGAGGGCGAGGCTCCGTCCGGCGGCGGCGCCCCGGCCGCCGAGGAGCAGGAGCCCGAGCCGCAGCCGAAGGCGGAGCCCCAGCAGGAGGCCCCGCAGCAGGCGCAGCCCCAGGCGCAGCAGGCACCGCCGCCCGCCGCGTGGCCGCCGCCCGCGCAGCAGCAGCCGGCCGCCCCGCCGTCCCCGGCGCCGCAGCCGCAGGCCCAGCAGCAGCCGCCCGCGCCGGCCCCGGCGGCCAAGCCCGCCCAGCAGCCTTCGGAGCCGGGCGAGGGCCCGTACGTCACGCCGCTGGTCCGCAAGCTGGCCGCCGAGCACAGCGTCGACCTCGGCACGGTCAAGGGCACCGGCGTCGGCGGCCGCATCCGCAAGCAGGACGTCCTGGAGGCGGCCCGCGCCGCCCAGCAGCAGGCCGCCCAGCAGCAGGCCGCGCCCGCCGCCCCGCCCGCGCCCGCCCCGGCCCAGGCCCAGGCCCCCGCCGGACGGCACGCCGCCCCGGCGCCCGCCGGCGCCCCCGCCGAGCAGATGGCGCTGCGCGGCCGGACCGAGAAGATGTCGCGCATGCGGCAGACGATCGCCCGCCGCATGGTCGAGTCGCTGCAGGTGTCCGCGCAGCTCACCACCGTGGTCGAGGTGGACATCACCAAGATCGCGCGGCTGCGGGAGCAGGCCAAGGCCGACTTCCAGGCCCGCGAGGGCGTCAAGCTGTCGTTCATGCCGTTCTTCGCGATGGCGACGGTCGAGGCCCTCAAGGCCCACCCGAAGCTGAACGCGGTCATCAACGGCGAGACCAACGAGGTCACCTACCACGAGGTCGAGAACCTCTCCATCGCGGTGGACGTGCCCGAGCGCGGCCTGATGGTCCCGGTCGTGCACAACGCGGGCCAGCTCAACCTCGGCGGCCTCGCGCAGCGGATCGCCGACATCGCCGAGCGCACCCGCACCAACAAGGTGAGCCCGGACGAGCTGGCCGGCGGCACGTTCACGCTGACCAACACCGGCAGCCGCGGCGCCCTGTTCGACACGCCGATCCTCAACCAGCCGCAGGTCGGCATGCTCGGCACCGGCGCCGTCGTCAAGCGCCCGGCCGTCATCGACGACCCGGAGCTGGGCGAGGTCATCGCGGTCCGGTCGATGGTCTACCTGGCGCTGACCTACGACCACCGCCTGATCGACGGCGCGGACGCGGCCCGCTTCCTCGCCACGGTCAAGCACCGCCTGGAGGAGGGCAACTTCGAGGCCGAACTCGGCCTCTGA
- the lpdA gene encoding dihydrolipoyl dehydrogenase, with protein MANNGPFDIVVLGAGSGGYACALRAAELGMSVALIERDESLGGTCLNRGCIPTKALLHAAEVADQSREAAKFGVKATFEGIDVAGVNAYKDKVVSTTVKGLTGLIKSRGIEVVHGTGRLTGPTAVEVETAEGTRRIEGGHIVLGTGSAPKSLPGLDIDGERVISSDHALRLEHVPGSVVILGGGVIGVEFASVWRSFGAEVTIVEALPHLLPLEEETSSKRLERAFRKRGIKFELGTRFQSAKTTQGGVSVTLEDGKTIDAELLLVAVGRGPVSDGIGLAEAGVETERGFVKVDEYCRTSVPTISAVGDLVPTPQLAHVGFAEGILVAERLSGLTPPPIDYDGVPRITYSDPEVASVGITSAVARERGYEIKEVTYDLAGNPKSKILGTQGEVKVIAAVDGPVLGLHMVGARVGELIAEGQLIYNWEALPGEVAQLIHPHPTQSEAVGEAHLALAGKPLHVHG; from the coding sequence GTGGCCAACAACGGCCCCTTCGACATCGTCGTCCTGGGTGCCGGCAGCGGCGGCTATGCGTGCGCGCTGCGCGCCGCCGAGCTCGGCATGTCGGTCGCGCTCATCGAGCGGGACGAGTCGCTCGGCGGAACGTGCCTCAACCGCGGCTGCATCCCCACCAAGGCGCTGCTGCACGCGGCCGAGGTGGCGGACCAGTCCCGCGAGGCGGCGAAGTTCGGCGTGAAGGCCACCTTCGAGGGCATCGACGTCGCCGGGGTGAACGCCTACAAGGACAAGGTCGTCTCGACGACCGTCAAGGGCCTCACCGGGCTGATCAAGTCCCGGGGCATCGAGGTCGTGCACGGCACCGGGCGGCTGACCGGCCCCACCGCGGTCGAGGTCGAGACCGCCGAGGGCACCCGCCGCATCGAGGGCGGGCACATCGTGCTCGGCACCGGGTCGGCGCCGAAGTCGCTGCCCGGCCTGGACATCGACGGCGAGCGGGTCATCTCCAGCGACCACGCGCTGCGGCTGGAGCACGTCCCCGGCTCGGTCGTCATCCTCGGCGGCGGCGTCATCGGCGTGGAGTTCGCCAGCGTGTGGCGCTCGTTCGGCGCCGAGGTCACGATCGTCGAGGCGCTGCCGCACCTGCTCCCGCTGGAGGAGGAGACCAGCTCCAAGCGGCTGGAGCGCGCCTTCCGCAAGCGCGGCATCAAGTTCGAGCTCGGCACCCGGTTCCAGAGCGCCAAGACGACGCAGGGCGGCGTCTCGGTCACCCTGGAGGACGGCAAGACCATTGACGCGGAGCTGCTGCTCGTGGCGGTGGGCCGCGGACCGGTCTCCGACGGCATCGGCCTGGCCGAGGCCGGCGTCGAGACCGAGCGCGGGTTCGTCAAGGTCGACGAGTACTGCCGGACGAGCGTCCCCACGATCTCCGCGGTCGGCGACCTCGTCCCCACCCCCCAGCTGGCCCACGTCGGCTTCGCCGAGGGCATCCTCGTCGCCGAGCGGCTGAGCGGGCTGACCCCGCCGCCGATCGACTACGACGGCGTCCCTCGCATCACCTACTCCGACCCCGAGGTGGCCTCGGTCGGCATCACGTCCGCCGTGGCCCGTGAGCGCGGGTACGAGATCAAGGAGGTCACCTACGACCTGGCCGGCAACCCCAAGAGCAAGATCCTGGGGACGCAGGGCGAGGTCAAGGTGATCGCGGCCGTGGACGGCCCCGTCCTCGGCCTCCACATGGTCGGCGCACGCGTCGGCGAGCTCATCGCGGAGGGGCAGCTCATCTACAACTGGGAGGCCCTGCCCGGCGAGGTCGCCCAGCTGATCCACCCCCACCCGACCCAGTCCGAGGCGGTCGGCGAGGCGCACCTCGCCCTCGCCGGCAAACCACTGCACGTGCACGGCTGA
- a CDS encoding adenosylcobinamide-GDP ribazoletransferase, producing MTVRNVPMPDGLRLAVTLLTVVPLGTGRVDRGTARSAMLLAPAVGLIPGGAAALVLLAGGPLGLSGLLTAALAVAASAAVTRALHLDGLADLADGLGSGRPAAGALEIMKRSDIGPFGVVTLLLTLLVQVAALASAPHPALAAITAAVTGRLALAWACRTGVPSARPGGLGALVAGTVPARAAVAATAAVLAAAAAAGLAAGGTGGALHGAAAVAAGTGAALAVLRRAVRRLGGVTGDVFGSLVEVAATAALVALAALP from the coding sequence GTGACCGTCAGGAACGTCCCGATGCCCGACGGCCTGCGGCTGGCGGTCACGCTGCTCACCGTCGTCCCGCTGGGCACCGGCCGGGTCGACCGGGGCACCGCGCGCTCGGCGATGCTGCTCGCCCCCGCCGTCGGCCTGATCCCGGGCGGGGCCGCCGCGCTGGTCCTGCTGGCGGGCGGCCCTCTCGGCCTGTCCGGCCTGCTCACGGCGGCGCTCGCGGTGGCCGCCTCGGCCGCTGTCACCCGCGCCCTGCATCTGGACGGTCTCGCCGACCTCGCCGACGGCCTCGGGAGCGGGCGCCCCGCCGCCGGGGCCCTGGAGATCATGAAGCGGTCCGACATCGGCCCGTTCGGCGTCGTCACGCTGCTGCTGACGCTGCTGGTCCAGGTCGCCGCCCTGGCGTCGGCGCCGCATCCCGCCCTCGCCGCGATCACCGCGGCGGTCACCGGCCGGCTGGCGCTCGCCTGGGCCTGCCGCACGGGCGTGCCGTCCGCGCGGCCCGGCGGCCTCGGCGCGCTGGTCGCGGGCACCGTGCCGGCGCGCGCGGCGGTCGCCGCCACGGCCGCCGTGCTGGCCGCCGCGGCGGCCGCGGGCCTGGCCGCCGGTGGCACCGGCGGCGCCCTGCACGGCGCGGCGGCGGTGGCCGCCGGGACCGGCGCGGCCCTGGCGGTGCTCCGCCGCGCCGTCCGCCGCCTCGGCGGCGTGACCGGCGACGTGTTCGGCTCCCTCGTCGAGGTCGCCGCGACGGCCGCGCTGGTCGCCCTCGCGGCGCTGCCCTGA
- a CDS encoding TIGR01777 family oxidoreductase — MRITVTGSSGLIGSALVESLRRDGHDVVRLVRREPSRPDEARWSPADGCVDKQSLEGADAVVHLAGAGVGDRPWTKAYKQKIRDSRLVGTRTLAEAIAAASPRPRVLVCGSAIGYYGDTGDREVDEDSPAGEGFLADVVRDWEAAAAPAREAGVRVVHPRTGVVLAREGGVLGRTLPLFRFGVGGDLGDGRQWTSWISLPDEVAALRFLVDTEIAGPVNLTAPNPVTNDAYTKAVGRALHRPARLSVPKFALRAALGGFADEGPLVSQRVLPRRLLDAGFRFAHEDVDSAIAAVL, encoded by the coding sequence ATGAGGATCACCGTCACGGGCTCGTCGGGCCTCATCGGCTCGGCGCTGGTGGAGTCGCTCCGGCGGGACGGCCACGACGTCGTCCGGCTGGTGCGCAGGGAGCCGTCCCGGCCCGACGAGGCGCGCTGGTCGCCGGCCGACGGCTGCGTCGACAAGCAGTCGCTGGAGGGCGCCGACGCCGTCGTGCACCTGGCGGGCGCCGGGGTCGGCGACCGGCCGTGGACGAAGGCGTACAAGCAGAAGATCCGCGACAGCCGCCTGGTCGGCACCCGCACGCTCGCCGAGGCGATCGCGGCGGCCTCGCCCCGGCCCCGCGTGCTGGTCTGCGGGTCGGCGATCGGCTACTACGGCGACACCGGCGACCGCGAGGTCGACGAGGACTCCCCCGCCGGGGAGGGCTTCCTCGCCGACGTCGTCCGCGACTGGGAGGCCGCGGCCGCGCCCGCGCGCGAGGCCGGGGTCCGGGTCGTGCACCCGCGGACGGGCGTCGTGCTGGCCCGCGAGGGCGGCGTCCTCGGGCGCACCCTTCCGCTGTTCAGGTTCGGCGTCGGCGGCGACCTCGGCGACGGCCGGCAGTGGACGAGCTGGATCTCCCTCCCCGACGAGGTCGCGGCCCTGCGGTTCCTCGTCGACACCGAGATCGCCGGGCCGGTCAACCTGACCGCCCCGAACCCGGTGACCAACGACGCCTACACCAAGGCGGTCGGCCGCGCCCTGCACCGCCCGGCGCGGCTGTCGGTCCCGAAGTTCGCGCTGCGCGCCGCGCTCGGCGGCTTCGCCGACGAGGGGCCGCTGGTCAGCCAGCGGGTCCTGCCCCGCCGGCTGCTGGACGCGGGGTTCCGGTTCGCGCACGAGGACGTCGACTCGGCCATCGCCGCCGTCCTCTGA